In the genome of Phycisphaerae bacterium, one region contains:
- a CDS encoding zinc ABC transporter substrate-binding protein, with protein sequence MMVSLKRLLLVLAIPTLLVDGCGKGRAESDLPTEVAATNSYLECVARDLLDEGAPVVQLSSPGMCPGHFDLSPSQAQQLQTSRLLFRFEFQTALDARVSDLVEAGLRICPVRAEGGLCCPATYAAACRQAADALVKAGLLPETRVQPRLERIARRMAELEQRCRRQIQDAGLAGRPVVCSVHQEAFCRWLGLEVVGTFKAADVEALGTMAKVIENGRDGGASLVIANRSEGRRLADGVGSWLAAEVVVFGNFPDSAIGQRTFDDLVDANVEALIAAAEPAASTQPAE encoded by the coding sequence GGATCTGCCGACAGAGGTGGCTGCAACCAACTCATACCTGGAGTGCGTGGCGAGGGATCTGCTGGATGAAGGCGCGCCGGTAGTCCAGTTGAGCAGCCCCGGCATGTGTCCCGGGCATTTCGACCTGAGTCCCAGCCAGGCCCAGCAGCTTCAGACCTCGCGGCTGCTGTTTCGGTTTGAGTTTCAGACCGCTTTGGACGCGCGGGTGAGCGATCTGGTGGAGGCGGGGCTTCGCATCTGTCCCGTTCGCGCGGAGGGCGGATTGTGTTGCCCTGCCACATACGCGGCTGCGTGCCGCCAGGCCGCCGACGCCCTGGTCAAGGCGGGCCTGCTGCCCGAGACGCGGGTGCAGCCGCGGCTGGAGCGGATCGCCCGGCGCATGGCTGAGCTGGAGCAGCGGTGTCGCCGCCAAATCCAAGACGCCGGTCTGGCCGGTCGGCCGGTGGTCTGCAGCGTGCATCAGGAGGCATTCTGCCGGTGGCTTGGGCTGGAGGTGGTCGGCACGTTCAAAGCCGCCGACGTCGAGGCCCTTGGCACAATGGCGAAGGTCATCGAGAACGGGCGTGACGGCGGCGCGTCGCTGGTGATCGCGAACCGCTCGGAGGGACGCCGTTTGGCCGACGGGGTCGGATCGTGGCTGGCGGCGGAGGTGGTCGTGTTCGGCAACTTTCCGGACTCCGCGATCGGCCAGCGAACGTTCGACGACTTGGTCGACGCCAACGTCGAGGCGCTGATCGCAGCAGCTGAACCGGCTGCTTCAACCCAGCCGGCGGAGTAG